One region of Gouania willdenowi chromosome 13, fGouWil2.1, whole genome shotgun sequence genomic DNA includes:
- the serpinf2b gene encoding serpin peptidase inhibitor, clade F (alpha-2 antiplasmin, pigment epithelium derived factor), member 2b: protein MDLCLTLLLICLCSQGTTNAEVAENESIPLVPLIPLLPSQPIEEGESNTTAESEPADTAAPATQSTATADGPNGTSSNEEEEGCLSVSRRPQSREPIAAAIQKLGVQLLQNLEPTPEQQNVIISPLSISLALSQLALGAVNETEELLMHHLHANTLPCYHQSLHNILEQLTNNDLQIATRIFLRPGFKPKEGFVTESRQLYDSEPAVLESLEQINEWVENATKGQMSDFLSALPPNLLLLLINAVHFKGEWRARFDPRFTSRGVFYLDDKHMVDVDVMENAKHPLRLFIDNELEAQVASFPFQKAVSLLVVMPLSGQVNVSALSAKLNISRLNNNLPKERVVQVKVPKFKLEYAQELQEVFTKLGLGKMFSSPNLAEMADGPLLVSSVMHKSSMEINEEGAEAAAATTVVISRASSPVFHLTQPFFFALMDDMTQIPIFMGVINNPNPDAPVLQRDLGDKEKMGFPIDKNQQGSFGSPPK from the exons ATGGACCTCTGCCTGACACTCCTGTTAATCTGTCTCTGCAGCCAAGGAACCACT AATGCCGAAGTGGCAGAAAATGAGTCAATCCCTTTGGTGCCTCTAATTCCTCTGCTGCCCAGTCAACCTATTGAA GAAGGAGAAAGCAACACCACAGCTGAATCTGAACCTGCAGATACTGCAGCACCAGCAACCCAGTCGACAGCCACGGCCGACGGACCCAATGGGACGTCatcaaatgaagaagaagaaggctgCCTGTCCGTCAGCCGAAGGCCTCAGTCCCGAGAGCCCATCGCTGCTGCCATTCAGAAACTGGGAGTGCAGCTGCTGCAGAACCTCGAGCCCACGCCTGAGCAACAAAATGTTATCATATCTCCTTTAAGCATATCGCTAGCCCTATCCCAACTGGCCTTAG GTGCTGTAAATGAGACAGAGGAGCTGCTGATGCACCATCTTCATGCTAACACCCTCCCTTGCTACCACCAGTCTCTACATAATATCTTAGAGCAGCTCACAAACAATGACTTACAAATAGCCACACGGATCTTTTTGCGACCTG GGTTTAAGCCCAAGGAGGGTTTTGTCACTGAGTCTCGTCAGTTATATGACTCGGAACCAGCGGTCTTGGAAAGTCTGGAGCAGATAAATGAGTGGGTGGAAAATGCAACAAAAGGACAAATGAGTGACTTCCTTTCTGCTTTACCACCAAACCTGCTTCTATTGCTCATCAATGCTGTTCATTTCAAAG GAGAATGGAGAGCTCGATTTGACCCACGCTTTACCTCCAGGGGGGTTTTTTACCTTGATGACAAGCACATGGTTGATGTTGATGTGATGGAAAATGCCAAGCACCCTTTGcgtttatttattgataatgAACTAGAAGCACAG GTAGCCAGCTTTCCCTTCCAAAAGGCTGTCAGTCTGTTGGTGGTAATGCCTCTGTCTGGCCAAGTGAATGTGTCTGCACTTTCTGCAAAGTTGAACATCTCACGCTTGAATAATAATCTACCCAAAGAGAGGGTTGTTCAGGTTAAAGTCCCCAAATTCAAACTGGAGTATGCTCAAGAGTTGCAGGAAGTTTTTACCAAACTGG GTCTTGGCAAAATGTTTTCCAGTCCCAACTTGGCAGAAATGGCCGATGGCCCCCTGCTGGTTTCCAGTGTGATGCACAAATCCAGCATGGAAATAAATGAGGAAGGCGCCGAGGCTGCTGCAGCCACCACTGTGGTCATCTCAAGAGCATCCAGTCCAGTCTTTCACCTCACCCAACCCTTCTTCTTTGCGCTAATGGACGACATGACTCAAATACCCATCTTCATGGGTGTCATTAACAACCCCAATCCTGATGCTCCTGTTTTGCAAAGAGATTTGGGAGACAAAGAAAAAATGGGATTCCCAATTGACAAGAATCAACAGGGTTCATTTGGAAGTCCACCTAAGTAA
- the wdr81 gene encoding WD repeat-containing protein 81, translated as MDWLMQAVEKDLGVDRRQQGPGPRPRELVALVPLRWLTGLKERRLMRCPRFESISEAETSTYLQLSQAKLPLGWTRVCIQGLRKSRLSYRLSRDPCHQQVESHMQDSYVKTMQSVSQHNVRNLWREFHHKLVQPYAGACEQMQIAALDAVHQALQKLYNSTFFSLDGASPSLSPAREKDKDNYLPSSSTHFSKSQLDLLCPNILQVECLLETAEMLYVILPYTQYSLHDVVSFSPSKLTSSHAKVLFILYQVLTALQACHVAGLSCGELSLQDIAVDEQLCSRLKLNLTHYEEPVEEDHLNSERQEPKCQSESASMSQGNKTHCKDCFAELKNLVLDWVHGRVSNFHYLMELNKLAGRRAGDPNYHPVLPWVVDFTVPFGKFRDLRRSKFRLNKGDKQLDFTYEMTKEALAAAAGNGVVGGGVGADLSGYVGAGTSGQSDHFYVPHHISDVLSDITYYVYKARQTPKSVLCSHVRSQWEPNEYPGSMERMQSWTPDECIPEFYTDPSIFHSIHPDMPDLDVPSWCKSCEEFIEVHRCLLESREVSQHLHHWIDLTFGYKLSGKEAVKAKNVCLHLVDNHTNLTTCGVVQLFDQPHPPRLSPNQYAPSEPPFLGLAALNVPSLHIPSIKTVADTLDGLVPETTGCESSGWTMVDKDDDLEQGTEALDSLATAASTISVSSSGPLPNNSTMMGKMGGEHTALVSQSPTSFSSDFPIGPPGLRVSMLQRGGTVNKKHAEGNVTPTVAEEMRIVLPEGFKPLQPLEELEKLNNFLVRSLHAEVWDSAVSNDCIGTGSIAQSLPSVTQLYQRDMQAFGVLIAELFFAAKLRGLKPGTPLRQRFQAVIKLCFSNVRDVPLSLHDALEKLLQIEKHSTQAHGEQQDCSRPLLFKYDPICNGLPPPTPQQLLNAITTPLPFPSYFAALHDFIFSYHSKIGSMCSLQGRDVVFHLWQLLELLLRSNITAEGLEILLPFILTLMLEESTAVYAAWYLFEPISRVLGPRNANKYLLKPLISIYENPHCLRGRFYLYTDCFILQLIMRLGLQAFLSILLPHVLQVITGFDRNVSSSGEEACKRMRTGMCDIGEEEEEDFQCGEVRPPSGSVGGGGSGASGGVGVVGESGQINYSSDITLSDQVFLSEAEDFESGFYVNGEAGVVAPGKEQNQIAAAKDQDQESLSVGKLSDKSSTSELSLGEDSMRDRASLKSADSSQDLKPASEGEEGGELEEEEVTEINEGKPGTSDAEALNLELTSTFSGSETTVGTLENEFVNEINLGESVKEIEREEEEEDEHNPAESEEKEQKILLDTVCKTVRWLSAKLGPTVTARYVARNLLRLLTNCYIGLENHQFVAPVCEESSLESVGMGSVYEKKPVVGDHTAGPVLDCLIYIAQLYGEPVLTYQYLPYIGYLVSPPSSQRLNTRKEASLIGAVALTQRIIVFLSDTTLMDMLMKINQDILLPLLDLLTTPTMGFPSGGQTRTTICLKTLSLMALICLRIGREMVQQHMDETLRRFFAVFSLLHFLQDQLHSAPRRVVGEVMMVDVRTPEESNVTYELGVLEELQTVFNAEMAHASYIPFYCLIGDTAIRKLVPNHERVWQLAQSYHQSVSQGPLETNPTAASRSEALSSSAFGRRTGCSPFPPPSATSAQLGDSLPESGTFGSHLIGNRIQVSQDADYSDGSKVNLASSWGRGSQATPIITTSSTLTAPSAGTSSLASSWLTGPALEDSALKQELPRSSRSLQGNWLAYWQYEIGLNQQDSHFHFHQIRLQSFLGHSGTIKCLAPLAGEDYFLSGSKDKTVKLWPLYNQGDGTQEVKPRLTYSDHRKSVFYVGQLEASQEVVSCDGTVHLWDQYTGKQIRSYEAVDGKNPITAVTTMPAPHCSVVFGSADSVLRFIDPRKPGLQHEFRLAHNNVNAGLIRYLAASPMGRTVAAGFSSGFIVLLDARTGLILRGWLAHEGDILQMKAAEGNLVISSSTDHTLAVWKDLENKPLRQYKSQSDPIHAFDLYGSQIVSGTVANKIGVYSMADISLSPVSSTKLSTENFRGTLTSLAVLPTKRLLLLGSENGAIRLLA; from the exons ATGGATTGGCTGATGCAGGCAGTGGAGAAAGACTTGGGGGTTGACCGGCGACAGCAAGGGCCAGGTCCTCGTCCTCGGGAGCTGGTCGCTCTTGTTCCTCTACGCTGGCTGACGGGACTGAAGGAGAGGAGGCTGATGCGCTGTCCAAGATTTGAAAGCATCAGTGAGGCTGAAACTTCCACCTACCTTCAGCTTTCCCAAGCAAAGTTACCCCTTGGATGGACTCGAGTGTGTATTCAGGGCCTAAGAAAAAGCAGGTTAAGCTACAGACTGAGTCGGGACCCATGTCATCAACAGGTGGAATCACATATGCAGGATTCTTACGTCAAAACCATGCAGAGTGTGTCGCAGCACAATGTCAG GAATCTGTGGCGTGAATTTCATCACAAACTTGTGCAGCCGTATGCAGGAGCCTGTGAGCAGATGCAAATTGCTGCTTTAGATGCAGTGCATCAAGCACTGCAGAAGCTCTACAATTCCACGTTCTTCTCACTTGATGGAGCGTCACCATCACTGTCTCCAGCAAGAGAAAAAGACAAGGATAACTACTTGCCATCCAGTTCAACACACTTTTCCAAGTCCCAGTTGGATCTGTTGTGTCCGAATATTTTACAAGTAGAATGTCTGCTGGAGACGGCAGAAATGCTTTATGTAATCCTACCCTATACGCAGTATTCTCTTCATGACGTTGTCTCATTCAGTCCCTCCAAGCTCACTAGCAGCCATGCCAAAGTGCTGTTTATTTTGTACCAGGTATTAACAGCTCTACAGGCGTGTCATGTTGCGGGTCTGTCGTGTGGAGAGCTGTCTTTGCAGGACATAGCAGTTGATGAGCAGCTCTGCAGTCGTCTCAAGCTCAACCTCACGCATTATGAGGAACCAGTGGAAGAAGATCATCTCAACAGTGAAAGACAAGAGCCAAAGTGTCAAAGTGAAAGTGCATCTATGAGCCAAGGAAACAAAACGCATTGCAAGGACTGTTTTGCTGAACTGAAGAATCTGGTCCTAGACTGGGTCCATGGTCGTGTCAGCAACTTTCACTATTTGATGGAACTGAACAAATTAGCGGGCCGGCGAGCGGGTGACCCTAATTATCACCCAGTCCTGCCGTGGGTTGTGGATTTCACAGTGCCCTTTGGAAAATTCCGAGACCTGAGGCGATCAAAGTTCAGGCTTAACAAAGGAGACAAGCAACTGGACTTTACATATGAGATGACGAAAGAGGCTCTGGCAGCTGCAGCTGGTAATGGGGTGGTTGGAGGTGGGGTAGGTGCTGATCTTAGCGGCTATGTAGGTGCTGGCACTTCAGGACAGTCTGACCATTTTTATGTACCTCATCACATATCCGATGTTCTGTCAGATATTACCTACTATGTCTACAAAGCACGACAGACACCCAAGTCCGTGTTGTGCAGCCATGTGCGATCGCAGTGGGAGCCCAATGAGTACCCAGGCAGCATGGAGCGCATGCAAAGCTGGACCCCAGATGAATGCATTCCAGAGTTCTACACTGATCCCTCCATTTTCCACTCCATTCACCCCGACATGCCCGACCTGGATGTGCCTTCTTGGTGCAAGTCATGTGAGGAGTTTATTGAAGTGCATCGGTGTCTCCTGGAGAGCAGAGAGGTGTCCCAGCATTTGCACCACTGGATTGACCTCACGTTTGGTTACAAGCTGTCCGGAAAAGAGGCCGTCAAGGCAAAGAATGTGTGCTTGCATCTTGTAGACAATCACACAAATCTAACTACCTGTGGTGTAGTTCAACTGTTTGACCAGCCCCACCCACCCCGCCTATCACCGAACCAGTATGCCCCTTCAGAGCCTCCCTTCCTGGGTCTTGCTGCTCTTAATGTGCCTTCCCTTCACATTCCATCAATTAAGACTGTGGCTGACACCTTGGATGGATTGGTGCCAGAAACCACCGGATGTGAATCCAGTGGTTGGACCATGGTAGACAAGGACGATGACCTTGAACAAGGAACAGAAGCTTTAGACTCATTGGCAACAGCTGCCTCAACCATATCTGTATCCAGCTCTGGACCACTGCCAAACAACAGTACTATGATGGGAAAAATGGGAGGAGAGCACACTGCACTTGTTTCTCAGTCTCCAACTTCTTTTTCTAGTGATTTCCCAATTGGTCCTCCTGGTTTACGTGTTTCAATGTTACAAAGAGGTGGGACAGTGAATAAAAAACACGCTGAAGGAAATGTGACTCCCACTGTAGCAGAGGAGATGAGGATCGTTCTCCCTGAAGGTTTCAAACCATTGCAGCCTTTGGAGGAGCTTGAGAAGTTGAACAATTTTCTGGTTAGGAGTCTTCATGCTGAAGTCTGGGATTCTGCAGTGTCTAATGACTGCATAGGAACGGGGTCAATAGCACAATCTCTCCCCTCTGTTACACAACTCTATCAAAGAGACATGCAGGCTTTTGGTGTTCTCATTGCTGAGTTATTCTTTGCTGCAAAGCTGAGAGGCCTAAAACCAGGAACCCCACTTAGGCAACGCTTTCAAGCTGTTATAAAGCTCTGCTTTTCCAATGTCCGAGATGTGCCCCTTTCTTTGCATGACGCTCTCGAGAAACTGTTGCAAATAGAAAAGCACTCAACACAAGCACATGGAGAACAGCAAGACTGCTCTCGTCCTCTCCTTTTCAAATATGATCCAATTTGTAATGGGCTTCCTCCTCCGACTCCACAGCAGTTATTAAATGCCATCACTACACCCTTACCTTTCCCTTCTTATTTTGCTGCacttcatgattttattttttcttaccaCTCCAAAATAGGGTCAATGTGCAGCCTTCAAGGACGAGATGTAGTCTTTCACCTGTGGCAGCTGCTTGAATTGCTGCTACGAAGCAACATCACTGCAGAGGGTTTGGAAATCCTCCTGCCCTTTATTCTCACCCTCATGCTCGAGGAGTCGACAGCTGTCTATGCAGCTTGGTATTTATTTGAGCCCATTTCCAGAGTGCTGGGCCCCAGAAATGCAAACAAGTATTTGTTGAAGCCCCTGATCAGCATTTATGAAAACCCCCACTGCCTTCGTGGACGTTTCTATCTCTACACTGACTGTTTCATTTTGCAGCTGATCATGAGGCTTGGCCTGCAGGCCTTTCTGTCCATCCTCCTCCCGCATGTGCTGCAGGTTATCACTGGCTTTGACAGAAATGTCTCAAGCTCTGGTGAGGAAGCTTGTAAAAGAATGAGGACAGGCATGTGTGATAtaggtgaggaggaggaagaagactTTCAGTGTGGCGAGGTGCGACCGCCGTCTGGATCAGTAGGTGGCGGTGGTAGCGGAGCCAGTGGAGGGGTGGGGGTGGTTGGAGAGAGCGGTCAGATAAACTACTCATCAGACATCACTCTCAGTGACCAAGTCTTTCTATCTGAAGCCGAGGACTTTGAAAGTGGGTTCTATGTCAATGGCGAAGCAGGGGTAGTCGCTCCTGGGAAAGAGCAGAACCAGATTGCTGCAGCCAAAGATCAAGACCAAGAGTCCCTGAGTGTGGGCAAATTAAGTGACAAAAGCAGTACAAGTGAACTCTCTCTGGGGGAGGATTCAATGCGGGATCGAGCCAGTCTGAAGTCAGCTGACAGCAGTCAAGAcctaaaacctgccagtgagggagaggagggaggagagcTCGAGGAAGAAGAGGTTACTGAGATTAATGAGGGCAAACCTGGAACAAGTGATGCTGAGGCCCTAAACCTTGAGCTTACCAGTACTTTCTCCGGTTCAGAAACCACAGTGGGCACTCTAGAAAATGAGTTTGTGAATGAAATTAATCTGGGAGAGTCCGTGAAGGAGATTGAaagagaggaggaagaagaggatgaaCATAATCCAGCAGAATCGGAGGAGAAAGAGCAAAAGATTCTTCTTG ATACTGTCTGCAAGACAGTTCGGTGGTTATCAGCAAAACTGGGACCAACTGTGACAGCTCGATATGTTGCCAGAAATTTGCTACGGTTGCTCACAAATTGTTACATTG GACTTGAAAACCACCAGTTTGTTGCCCCAGTGTGTGAAGAGAGCAGCCTGGAGAGTGTGGGGATGGGCAGTGTGTATGAGAAGAAGCCTGTGGTTGGTGATCACACAGCAGGACCTGTGTTGGATTGTCTTATCTACATAGCTCAGCTTTACGGAGAGCCTGTCCTTACCTACCAGTACCTGCCTTACATCGGATATTTG gtgtctCCACCCTCATCTCAGCGTCTCAACACACGCAAAGAGGCCAGTCTTATCGGAGCTGTTGCTCTCACACAGAGGATCATCGTTTTTCTGTCCGATACCACACTAATGGACATGCTCATGAAGATTAACCAGGATATTCTTCTTCCTTTGTTGGACCTGCTTACCACCCCCACTATGGG GTTCCCCAGTGGCGGGCAAACACGCACCACCATCTGTCTGAAGACACTCAGCCTAATGGCTCTCATTTGTCTGCGTATTGGGAGAGAGATGGTGCAACAGCATATGGACGAGACTCTTCGCCGGTTCTTTGCCGTTTTCTCTCTGCTGCACTTCCTACAAGATCAG CTGCACAGTGCCCCCCGCAGAGTTGTGGGAGAAGTAATGATGGTGGATGTCCGCACACCCGAGGAGTCTAATGTCACGTATGAGTTGGGAGTTTTGGAGGAGCTACAGACTGTGTTTAACGCAGAGATGGCCCATGCCTCGTACATCCCCTTCTACTGCCTAATAG GTGACACGGCAATCCGGAAGCTGGTTCCCAATCATGAGCGGGTCTGGCAGTTGGCCCAGTCCTACCATCAGAGTGTGAGTCAGGGGCCTTTGGAGACAAACCCCACAGCAGCGTCCAGATCTGAAGCACTTTCATCCTCAGCCTTTGGCAGACGGACAGGTTGTAGCCCATTTCCTCCACCCTCAGCCACCTCAGCTCAGCTGGGGGACTCCCTCCCTGAATCGGGCACCTTTGGGAGTCACCTCATAGGAAATCGCATTCAAGTCTCACAAGATGCTGACTACAGTGACGGCTCCAAAGTTAATTTAGCTAGCTCATGGGGACGCGGGAGCCAAGCCACACCCATCATCACTACTTCATCCACCCTCACCGCTCCATCCGCCGGCACAAGTTCTTTGGCCTCCTCGTGGTTGACGGGCCCCGCCCTGGAGGACAGTGCACTGAAGCAGGAGCTCCCCCGAAGCAGCCGCAGCCTGCAGGGCAACTGGCTCGCTTACTGGCAATACGAGATTGGTCTCAATCAACAAGATTCACATTTCCACTTTCACCAAATCCGACTGCAGAGCTTCCTGGGTCATTCCGGCACCATCAAGTGTTTAGCGCCACTGGCAGGAGAGGATTACTTTCTCTCTGGTAGTAAAGACAAAACAGTGAAGCTTTGGCCTCTTTACAACCAAGGTGATGGGACACAGGAGGTGAAGCCCAGGCTGACTTACAGCGACCATCGAAAGTCCGTCTTCTATGTTGGACAGCTGGAGGCCTCACAGGAGGTAGTGAGCTGTGATGGCACAGTACATCTCTGGGACCAGTACACAG GAAAGCAAATACGCTCTTATGAAGCGGTGGATGGAAAGAACCCAATCACAGCTGTCACCACCATGCCTGCCCCACACTGCAGTGTTGTGTTTGGCAGTGCGGATTCGGTTCTCCGCTTCATTGATCCACGGAAACCTGGATTACAG CACGAGTTTCGCCTGGCGCACAACAATGTAAATGCTGGGCTCATCCGTTATTTGGCTGCGAGCCCAATGGGACGAACAGTGGCTGCAGGTTTCTCATCAGGCTTCATTGTACTGCTTGATGCACGAACTGGTCTAATCCTGAGGGGCTGGTTGGCTCATGAGGGGGATATCCTGCAAATGAAG GCGGCTGAAGGAAACCTGGTGATCAGCTCCTCGACTGACCACACACTGGCTGTGTGGAAAGATCTGGAGAACAAGCCCCTTCGCCAGTACAAATCCCAGTCAGATCCCATCCATGCCTTTGACCTTTACGGCTCACAGATCGTATCAGGAACTGTGGCTAACAAGATCGGCGTGTACTCCATGGCTGACATCTCCCTGAGCCCGGTCAGCAGCACCAAACTGAGCACGGAGAACTTCCGCGGGACTCTGACCAGCCTGGCCGTCCTGCCCACTAAGAGGCTTCTTTTGCTGGGCTCTGAAAACGGGGCCATCAGGCTATTAGCTTGA